In Primulina huaijiensis isolate GDHJ02 chromosome 6, ASM1229523v2, whole genome shotgun sequence, a single window of DNA contains:
- the LOC140979055 gene encoding cysteine-tryptophan domain-containing zinc finger protein 3-like, whose translation MSFSNMGSWACGPGMIQAPELEEGEACYYKDDTRTNPDVALSYIGDRVQSLLGHFQKDFEGGVSAENLGAKFGGYGSFLPMHQRSPLVPSEPKSSHKVQNCRGPRFSDNFLQEGTAPNSTQLSDAPATQRNGFSSSSTSIVPSRNFKVSSKDRSIKENTSVSSHKDAEAFTGKAELPPSKSDNPTEQRTLKVRLKLGSEMVAQYNAEINNLGLTSPSSSTEVSPEESARLRLEHCETPYESPTKILQIMTSFLVSGGSLLSPLCEDFLSLGRDTESSTRSGNKTNPRSSGISLGFENKDILKEKKAKSAVKFENFEKSENECILYLNDLKKETSGSETLGCRLQPLNGLNARPLSDAVCSANEPQKEAVRPPDVVRISEMDVPPDNVRGFEKDVPLKKRKGSKDRLNERSVSSDLVENASLGCTPTQSHSKSDQKESRCSDGHKFGEDQTRVSENDISVNHGQDSWNRVKSYSDVSDCESVKLAMNKSSLKVGMKVKSGEQEPKATQNSAKLASKSAVILRNGGCAAPKVKNSGKKRNLVNLNQKDVLYTSIEQMDNSNHVLERPSGDRLKNSNLDAVKEETGYADKFKGGSSNKKYTDKITSETHVIEPPAEAIPFKEGIITGTEGTTVDPLLIKENWVCCDHCEAWRLLPYGTESEQLPDKWVCSMLNWLPGMNSCDVSEDDTTNAVRASLSVPVPEKHYNAEAHADTSVPGVASVGAHHFAPNHQNFTSDKVACQAKRQNLKESSNSVCMSCPVPSNDVQKNFQHHSMNIIILKEVNQPVAGQEATKECKLQHPKKSAISLGKLNKRKDENMPEGILKTRKKKIKRESFQHVQGTVKKIKSKGALNVDNFQVSGRNIDWVDHNLNSDLPRKEPVKEEKRLRLRKDSSFREKGSLHIHVKKQKDQIQDLPYGELFNINASNRKEVSTKKRKFNREHREEAQQSIKKEERDIDFQRVQKSRVSQIDNGFKRSKEGDSSKRQVAKARVILSRSNEKSTNSVVKEKQQSKNLKVKLSLTKEDIDELRKDLCCEEFSMAATSSCSKISDSRKNRVGFMKVKGSPEESVSSSPMRMPYLNQVLPVKLESAGKVGSRVNEFSAMGRGKKSLGINRNSELGITQKGKTTGVRHVELLKNSAGFRESTATETLCGEHISSGNLPCEFLETPLVDNKCSVLEQCGQCSPSLLVNCIHRKEEMSMDLSKALSAQQNSGKRNRTHGERSAEKVSDPSTGSEIFELKEKLKEETEIDDNYHVHSEVLSNVKHSFSEESSIKSVHRGKSAALETSFENENISNLPLSAALKEAQDALKKAEELKSHANLIKTSGFGSESNYEYLKAAVKFLHGASLLEAYNGGSIKNLETNLIQIYGTAAKLCETCAYEYEKSCELAAAALAYKCVEVAYLKIVYCKSRSTHRIWLYLQSSMQMLPQGESPSSSASDVDNLNNLVVADWAASSKGNDSHALNHVMVPHNRTNFARLLDFTKDVNSAMEAAKKSLDTYKAARVKFEESQNKEAIASVKRVIDFSFHDVEELINSVWLAFNAINRQAPSRARE comes from the exons ATGAGTTTTTCTAATATGGGGAGTTGGGCATGTGGGCCTGGAATGATCCAAGCGCCAGAGCTTGAAGAAGGAGAGGCTTGCTACTACAAGGACGATACAAGAACGAACCCTGACGTTGCTCTCTCTTACATT GGAGACAGGGTTCAAAGTTTACTGGGTCATTTTCAGAAAGATTTTGAGGGAGGGGTTTCGGCTGAAAATTTGG GGGCTAAATTTGGTGGATATGGTTCATTTTTACCCATGCACCAGCGTTCTCCTTTAGTGCCATCAGAGCCAAAATCCTCTCACAAGGTTCAAAATTGCCGCGGGCCTAGATTTTCTGATAATTTCCTTCAAGAG GGTACTGCCCCAAATTCTACCCAGCTAAGTGATGCTCCTGCCACTCAGAGGAATggcttttcttcttcttccacgAGTATTGTTCCTTCCAGAAACTTTAAAGTTTCCTCTAAGGATCGGTCAATTAAAGAAAACACATCTGTTTCTTCTCATAAAGATGCCGAGGCGTTTACTGGAAAAGCTGAACTTCCTCCAAGTAAGTCAGATAATCCAACTGAGCAGAGAACACTGAAGGTTCGTCTTAAATTGGGTTCAGAGATGGTGGCACAATATAATGCCGAAATAAACAATCTCGGGCTTACATCTCCATCTTCGTCCACGGAAGTTAGTCCTGAGGAGAGTGCCAGATTAAGGCTTGAACATTGTGAGACTCCTTATGAATCTCCTACAAAGATTCTTCAG ATAATGACTTCGTTCCTAGTTTCTGGTGGTTCTCTTCTTTCACCTCTTTGTGAAGATTTTCTGAGCTTGGGCAGAGATACTGAATCTTCCACAAGAAGTGGGAATAAAACTAACCCCAGGAGTTCTGGCATCTCCCTTGGGTTCGAGAACAAAGATATTCTAAAGGAGAAAAAAGCAAAATCTGctgttaaatttgaaaattttgagaagTCTGAAAACGAGTGTATTCTATATCTGAATGATTTGAAGAAGGAAACTTCGGGAAGTGAGACCCTGGGATGCAGACTTCAGCCTCTCAATGGCTTGAACGCAAGACCTTTATCTGATGCAGTCTGCAGCGCTAATGAGCCTCAGAAAGAAGCTGTTAGGCCACCTGATGTTGTTAGGATCTCTGAGATGGATGTCCCACCTGATAACGTTAGGGGCTTTGAGAAGGATGTTCCATTGAAGAAGAGGAAAGGAAGTAAAGACAGGTTGAATGAAAGATCAGTGTCAAGTGATTTGGTCGAGAATGCTTCCTTAGGCTGTACACCAACCCAAAGTCATAGTAAGTCCGATCAGAAAGAATCCAGATGTAGTGATGGACACAAGTTTggtgaagatcaaacaagagttTCTGAGAATGATATTTCAGTGAATCATGGGCAGGATAGCTGGAACAGAGTTAAATCTTACTCTGACGTTTCTGATTGTGAAAGTGTTAAACTAGCCATGAATAAGTCCAGTTTGAAAGTTGGTATGAAAGTTAAATCTGGCGAACAGGAGCCAAAAGCCACTCAAAATAGTGCCAAGTTAGCATCAAAATCAGCTGTTATTTTGAGGAATGGTGGTTGTGCAGCACCAAAAGTCAAGAACAGTGGAAAGAAACGGAATTTGGTGAATCTCAACCAGAAAGATGTTCTATATACCAGTATTGAACAAATGGATAACTCTAATCATGTGTTGGAAAGGCCTTCTGGTGACAGGTTAAAGAACTCGAATCTTGATGCAGTGAAGGAAGAGACTGGATATGCTGATAAATTTAAGGGGGGATCAAGTAATAAAAAGTACACAGACAAGATTACTTCTGAAACTCATGTGATTGAGCCTCCTGCTGAAGCCATACCTTTTAAAGAAGGAATCATCACTGGGACAGAGGGGACAACGGTGGATCCTCTATTAATAAAGGAAAATTGGGTTTGTTGTGACCATTGTGAGGCGTGGCGTCTTCTACCATATGGTACAGAGTCTGAACAACTGCCAGACAAGTGGGTTTGCAGCATGCTTAACTGGCT TCCAGGAATGAACAGTTGTGACGTTAGTGAAGACGATACTACTAATGCTGTACGTGCTTCATTATCAGTTCCTGTCCCCGAGAAGCACTATAATGCTGAAGCTCATGCTGACACATCTGTGCCCGGAGTGGCTTCAGTTGGTGCCCATCATTTTGCTCCCAACCACCAGAACTTTACTTCTGATAAAGTGGCTTGTCAAGCTAAGAGgcaaaatttgaaagaaagttCAAACAGCGTTTGCATGAGCTGTCCAGTCCCTTCTAATGATGTTCAAAAGAACTTCCAACACCATTCCATGAATATCATtattttgaaggaggtgaacCAGCCTGTTGCAGGACAAGAGGCAACTAAAGAATGCAAATTGCAACATCCCAAAAAGTCAGCAATCAGTTTAGGTAAATTGAACAAAAGAAAAGATGAGAATATGCCTGAAGGT ATTTTGAAAacccgaaaaaaaaaaatcaaaagagaaTCTTTTCAACATGTTCAAGGGACGGTGAAAAAGATTAAAAGTAAGGGTGCTCTTAACGTGGACAACTTCCAGGTTTCTGGTAGGAACATAGATTGGGTTGACCAcaatttgaattctgatttgCCACGTAAGGAACCTGTAAAGGAAGAGAAGCGATTACGTTTACGAAAAGATTCAAGCTTTAGGGAAAAGGGCAGTCTTCATATTCATGTGAAGAAACAGAAAGACCAAATACAGGATTTACCATATGGCGAGCTCTTTAACATAAATGCAAGTAATAGAAAAGAAGTATctacaaagaaaagaaaattcaacaGGGAGCATCGAGAAGAGGCGCAGCAATCGATTAAAAAGGAGGAAAGGGATATTGATTTTCAGAGAGTACAAAAGTCTAGAGTGTCTCAGATTGATAATGGGTTCAAAAGAAGCAAGGAAGGTGACTCATCAAAAAGGCAGGTTGCAAAAGCTAGAGTTATTTTGTCTAGAAGTAATGAAAAATCAACTAACAGTGTTGTCAAGGAAAAACAACAGTCAAAGAATCTTAAAGTGAAGTTATCACTGACCAAGGAGGATATAGATGAGCTGAGGAAGGATTTATGTTGTGAAGAATTTTCAATGGCTGCCACTTCAAGCTGCTCCAAGATTTCTGACTCCCGTAAAAATAGAGTTGGTTTCATGAAGGTCAAAGGCTCACCTGAGGAATCAGTTTCGTCATCTCCTATGAGGATGCCCTATCTGAATCAGGTCTTACCAGTTAAATTGGAGAGTGCAGGTAAGGTTGGTTCTAGAGTAAATGAATTTTCTGCAATGGGCAGGGGGAAGAAATCTTTGGGCATAAATAGAAATTCTGAGTTGGGGATAACACAGAAAGGGAAAACCACTGGCGTTCGTCATGTGGAATTATTGAAAAACAGTGCTGGTTTCCGAGAAAGTACTGCCACGGAAACACTTTGTGGTGAACATATATCAAGTGGCAACCTTCCTTGTGAATTTTTAGAGACACCTTTGGTTGATAACAAATGCAGTGTCTTGGAACAATGTGGCCAGTGTTCCCCCAGCTTACTTGTCAATTGCATTCATAGAAAGGAGGAAATGAGCATGGACTTATCTAAAGCATTGTCAGCTCAACAGAACTCTGGAAAGAGGAATAGAACACATGGTGAGAGGTCGGCAGAGAAGGTTTCTGATCCATCTACTGGCTCAGAAATTTTTGAATTAAAGGAAAAACTGAAAGAAGAGACAGAAATCGATGACAATTATCATGTGCATTCTGAAGTGTTGAGTAATGTGAAGCACTCGTTCTCAGAAGAGTCTAGCATAAAATCTGTTCATCGCGGTAAATCTGCTGCTTTAGAAACAAgctttgaaaatgaaaatatctcCAATCTTCCTCTATCTGCTGCCTTAAAAGAAGCTCAGGATGCTTTGAAAAAAGCTGAAGAACTTAAATCTCATGCCAATCTGATCAAG ACTTCTGGTTTTGGTTCTGAAAGTAACTATGAATACTTAAAAGCTGCCGTTAAGTTTCTTCATGGAGCTTCACTTTTAGAGGCCTACAACGGTGGAAGTATAAAAAATTTGGAGACTAATCTTATTCAAATCTATGGCACTGCTGCCAAACTTTGCGA aacctGTGCCTATGAATATGAAAAAAGCTGTGAACTGGCTGCTGCTGCTTTGGCCTATAAATGTGTGGAAGTGGCTTATCTGAAGATAGTATACTGCAAAAGCAGGAGTACACACCGAATTTGGCTCTATTTGCAATCAAGTATGCAGATGCTTCCACAAG GTGAATCTCCATCATCTTCGGCATCTGATGTTGATAACTTAAACAATTTAGTGGTGGCGGATTGGGCCGCTTCATCTAAGGGCAATGATTCTCATGCTTTAAATCATGTTATGGTTCCCCACAACCGCACTAACTTTGCTCGGCTGCTTGACTTT ACAAAAGATGTAAATTCTGCTATGGAAGCTGCCAAAAAATCACTAGATACGTATAAAGCTGCTCGTGTAAAGTTTGAGGAGTCACAGAATAAAGAGGCCATTGCTTCTGTCAAGAGAGTCATTGATTTCAGCTTCCATGATGTTGAGGAGCTTATAAATTCCGTATGGCTTGCATTTAATGCCATCAACCGCCAAGCTCCCAGTCGCGCCAGAGAATAA